ATGTTTCGGAGTGGGAACCAAAGAAAGGACACCTATTAAATCCAAGTGTGTAAATATAGACGTACAGTATTTTCATTTCCGGCGCCATCCATCCCATCGTCCTGGGTTGTGTACCGGTCAGGTTAAGAGATGTCGAACGGAGGAACACTTCTTGATGGATGGCGGCTTGACGTTCTGAGTGGTGGAATCATACACGATATATAGCTGATGTGTTCATCATGCACGTCTCTTGGTTTTCGTTTCTCGAGATTTTCTCTTTTCCAATATTCGgttttgatattttggttgaaTCGATTTATCTGATCTTTTTCTTGCCTTAGTTTTAGAGGTCGTATgttgaaaaacattaaaccgtTGCTATTGTTGAGAATTACCGCATCCCTGTACTGGAGTTTAGCTTTTGGTTGCTTTTAAAGTTCTTATCAACCTGCCCCTTATATCGAGAATTGTCTAAAAAATGCCTATTGCCTAAAAATGTCTGTTAAACTTTTTGCTAATTTATCTGTAGTTATGCATTCGGGCCCAATGATCGCTACGTATATTGCCTTcaaaaattatcattcaaaATGGCGTACTGTGTCATCGTGTAATGCCTTATGTCAAACAACTGCACCCAAAATGACCCAGCGTACGACGTCGAAATCCTGCAGCATGGCGTCAGTAAGAGAGAGCCTCGTATTAAAGTCTATGACACTGCAAGTTCTCCGTGCGTCCGTGCGTTGTAGGTCGAAATAACCTGACCCATTCTAAACGAGACCTCAGCCTACCGTCAACTTCCTGGCTTGTGGTCTTCGCTCTGCCACTCGGTGCTGGCACCTAGCGCCTTGTTTGTCTCGTCTCGAGAGGAAGATTATTGTCTTTGGCGTTTTAGGAGCGTCAGGGATATTGCTATTAAGCAGCAGTAACAAAAAagatgtacacacacacacacacgtacagaaTAGGCAGAAAACCCACCGGTGGTCGTGGTAAAGGGGTGCAGCCCAAATGCCAGTGACCATCAAAAGTGAAGATTAACCGATTTCGAGCAGCCAAAATTATGGGCTAAAGCGAGTGCTCCCAAGACAACGTCGCTGATGTCTGCACATTGATCCGGCATTGGCTGGTTGTGTGTGGGACGATTATTAAATGAcatgaaattttcttttctacacTCTACTGACCACGTTTCTTCGCATTCTTTCTTGTCTGTTCGTGCACAATTGTAGACATAACCAGCCACCACTTTCGGGATCGGGATCATCATCGCTGACGCCCAGACGGGGCGATGGGCCACTGTCACCGACGGACACGGACTCCGATTCGGACATTTCGCTCGGTACACACTCGCCAGTTCCTAGTATGTCGATGCAGCACAGTCCCAGCTCACTGCCAGGCTCTAGTGAGGACCGGCTGCATGATGAGCGTGATCGGGAGAAGGACTTCCGGAATAGTTTCGCCTCGCTGCATTCCTTCCGCTTTGGCGATCATCTCACTGGCGGTTTGTTACCTGGTAAGTAGAATAACGACCAAGCACACTTTCTCAGTTTTAGTCATTCTTTATGAAGTGATCGATTACTAGCATAAATGGATTGGGATTTTGCATTGATTCATGTTTGCCCCTCGGTTTCTCTTATCTCCATTCTGTAGGTTCGTTCAACAGTAGATTCATGCCTTATCGTCTGGGCGATCATTCGCCACCGATCAACACCCACTCACCCCCGATCGGTTTAACACACCTGCCTCTCACTCCTACCGTGCTCCGACCACAGCCTCACCTGCCCCACTCGCTGGCCGTCAGTGCGGCGTCCCTGAGTGCATCGGGTGTGGCGAATGCCGGCGTCCTCACGACGGTCGTCAGTATGAGCGATTCGCCTGGTAGCAATAGCAGTGCCACGACCGCATCCCTCACGAATATCCCAGCCCCGGCGAGCGCCACTACCCCTACCCTGTCCGGTAGTACGGCGAGCAGTTCGCTCAAGGATCTGCAGCATCCTAGCGATTTATCGTCGAGTGATCACCGTCCCGGGACACCCAGCTCGGTgggaagcaacaacaataacaacagtgCCAGTGGTGGTACACCGACCACTACCGCCACGAACGGAAACGGTAACGCACCAGCCTCCTTAATGCAGCCAATGTCTCCGTTGAGAATACGGGTCAGTTCGCCGTCGCGGTTGAATGCTGAACTGCTGCATCACACGGCGGCGGCTGCGGCAGccgcagcggcagcagctgcGGCTGCCTCCACCCAACCCCCACAGCACCATTCGTTGCCCCTACTGCATCCGCACCACCCACTGCACGTACACCATCCCCACGCGCACCTTCCACACCATGCGCATCAGACGCATGCTCATCACCATGCGGCCGCATTAACGGCGGCCAGCATGATGAACGGACTGAATGCCGGCGGCATCGTCCGGATCGTACCGGGCACCACCACAACCTCGCTGATCCATCGGCCCTTCTCACCGTCCCCAAAGCCGAAGGAAGCGTCGTGATAAACGTCGGTGCTGTGGTACGCAGAACCGCCAAAACTGGATCGACCTTTGACGCGTGACGGGGCGTTGACAGGAGATGAAAGGGTTTAAAAAGTGTCACCTTGACGTAGCTAATGGAGGGGCACACACTAGTAGCAGCAATAATAACAGCAACGCTGACAACGCGCGTCTAGAAACTAGAGGAATGCATGTAACTATAGTAACGCAAGACACG
This region of Anopheles marshallii chromosome 2, idAnoMarsDA_429_01, whole genome shotgun sequence genomic DNA includes:
- the LOC128710130 gene encoding protein Optix-like, whose amino-acid sequence is MAVGPPTGGSGNPPHPAPPVQPHPILAPSPLFALPTLNFTASQVATVCETLEESGDIERLARFLWSLPVAHPNVTELDRSEAVLRARAIVAYHTGHFRELYTILERHKFTKTSHGKLQAMWLEAHYHEAEKLRGRPLGPVDKYRVRKKFPLPRTIWDGEQKTHCFKERTRSLLREWYLQDPYPNPTKKRELAQATGLTPTQVGNWFKNRRQRDRAAAAKNRHNQPPLSGSGSSSLTPRRGDGPLSPTDTDSDSDISLGTHSPVPSMSMQHSPSSLPGSSEDRLHDERDREKDFRNSFASLHSFRFGDHLTGGLLPGSFNSRFMPYRLGDHSPPINTHSPPIGLTHLPLTPTVLRPQPHLPHSLAVSAASLSASGVANAGVLTTVVSMSDSPGSNSSATTASLTNIPAPASATTPTLSGSTASSSLKDLQHPSDLSSSDHRPGTPSSVGSNNNNNSASGGTPTTTATNGNGNAPASLMQPMSPLRIRVSSPSRLNAELLHHTAAAAAAAAAAAAAASTQPPQHHSLPLLHPHHPLHVHHPHAHLPHHAHQTHAHHHAAALTAASMMNGLNAGGIVRIVPGTTTTSLIHRPFSPSPKPKEAS